A section of the Synechococcus sp. MU1617 genome encodes:
- the petB gene encoding cytochrome b6 has translation MANSSPVYDWFQERLEIQDIADDIGSKYVPPHVNIFYCLGGITLVCFLIQFATGFAMTFYYKPTVAEAYKSVEYLMTDVSFGWLIRSVHRWSASMMVLMLILHVFRVYLTGGFKRPRELTWVTGVTMAVITVSFGVTGYSLPWDQVGYWAVKIVSGVPAAIPVVGDFMVELLRGGESVGQATLTRFYSLHTFVMPWLLAVFMLMHFLMIRKQGISGPL, from the coding sequence CATTGCTGACGACATTGGTTCCAAGTACGTGCCCCCCCACGTCAACATTTTCTATTGCCTGGGGGGCATCACGTTGGTGTGCTTCCTGATCCAGTTCGCAACTGGGTTCGCGATGACCTTCTATTACAAGCCCACCGTTGCTGAGGCTTACAAGTCGGTCGAGTACCTGATGACCGACGTCAGCTTTGGCTGGTTGATTCGTTCCGTGCATCGCTGGAGCGCATCAATGATGGTGCTGATGCTCATCCTCCACGTGTTCCGCGTGTACCTCACCGGTGGCTTTAAGCGTCCCCGTGAGCTCACCTGGGTCACTGGCGTGACCATGGCTGTAATCACGGTGTCCTTCGGTGTGACCGGTTACTCCCTGCCTTGGGATCAGGTTGGCTACTGGGCCGTGAAAATCGTTTCCGGCGTGCCTGCGGCAATCCCTGTAGTTGGCGATTTCATGGTCGAACTGCTTCGCGGTGGCGAAAGCGTTGGCCAGGCCACCCTCACGCGCTTCTATAGCCTGCACACCTTCGTGATGCCTTGGCTTTTGGCGGTGTTCATGCTCATGCACTTCCTGATGATCCGGAAGCAGGGCATTTCTGGTCCCTTGTGA